A single region of the Mechercharimyces sp. CAU 1602 genome encodes:
- the wecB gene encoding non-hydrolyzing UDP-N-acetylglucosamine 2-epimerase: MTPFRILIVFGTRPEAMKMAPLVKALRLREEWTSYICVTSQHQVMLNQVMNAFSLKADFDLDVMEEEQSLTSLTMRLLQRLEPVMQEVKPDLVLVHGDTTTSFVASIVASYFQIPVGHVEAGLRTTDLRSPFPEEMNRRLTGVIAQLHFAPTQRAAANLYREGKSRNQVYITGNTIIDAFATTVRKEYSHPLLQNIKDKQLVLVTAHRRESWGEAMRKMFESLRRLIDEVSSAVILFPVHLNPQVKLLAEKVLGGHERIHLIPPLCPLHFHNLLQHAHLVCTDSGGIQEEAPSFKVPVLVMRERTERPEAVEAGVAKLVGTDGECLYTEAKQLLIDRKSHENMITDHNPFGDGEAAQRICDAIAYHFGFSDVRPPCFVSSLCK; this comes from the coding sequence ATGACACCTTTTCGTATTCTTATCGTATTTGGAACAAGGCCGGAAGCGATGAAGATGGCACCGCTAGTAAAAGCATTGCGTTTAAGAGAGGAATGGACGAGTTATATATGTGTGACTTCCCAACATCAAGTAATGTTAAATCAAGTAATGAATGCCTTTTCTTTAAAAGCTGATTTCGATTTGGATGTAATGGAGGAGGAGCAATCTCTTACATCGTTAACCATGCGTCTTTTACAAAGGTTGGAGCCAGTGATGCAAGAGGTGAAACCGGATTTGGTATTGGTGCATGGAGATACAACAACCTCGTTTGTTGCTAGTATAGTGGCATCGTATTTTCAGATCCCAGTGGGGCATGTAGAAGCGGGATTGAGAACGACTGATCTGCGTTCCCCTTTCCCGGAAGAGATGAACCGTAGATTGACAGGGGTGATTGCACAACTTCACTTTGCTCCCACTCAACGGGCTGCAGCTAACTTATATCGTGAAGGGAAAAGTCGTAATCAGGTCTATATTACAGGTAATACCATTATTGATGCATTTGCTACTACGGTAAGAAAGGAGTATTCTCACCCGTTGTTACAAAATATTAAGGATAAACAACTTGTGTTGGTAACCGCACATCGGCGAGAGAGTTGGGGTGAAGCGATGAGGAAGATGTTCGAAAGCTTACGTCGTCTGATCGATGAGGTTTCATCTGCTGTAATTCTCTTTCCAGTTCATTTAAACCCACAAGTCAAATTACTGGCTGAGAAAGTGCTGGGGGGACATGAACGTATTCATCTAATCCCACCCTTATGTCCTTTACACTTTCATAATCTCCTTCAGCATGCTCATCTAGTTTGTACAGATTCTGGGGGAATACAAGAAGAGGCTCCCTCCTTTAAGGTGCCTGTACTGGTGATGAGAGAGCGCACAGAAAGACCTGAGGCGGTTGAAGCAGGGGTAGCGAAGTTAGTGGGAACAGACGGAGAGTGTCTCTATACAGAGGCGAAACAGTTACTAATCGATCGAAAGTCGCATGAAAACATGATTACGGATCATAATCCTTTTGGTGATGGGGAAGCGGCACAGAGAATTTGTGACGCGATTGCCTATCATTTTGGTTTTTCTGATGTTCGACCTCCTTGCTTTGTGTCAAGTTTATGTAAATAA
- a CDS encoding HPr family phosphocarrier protein, translating to MEKRMDLTLRSPMQMTHLLYLSQKLVQVESDIQFVKEGVTCNGKSILGVISFFLSMKKGELFTLLVEGSDAGAVCNQLEEWFAQRQEAEPDQWEQEGTEQVLEAWREAGSKWTPSVRMVAKSYFRSG from the coding sequence GTGGAAAAACGTATGGATTTAACACTACGTTCACCGATGCAGATGACTCACTTACTGTATTTGTCACAAAAGTTGGTACAGGTGGAAAGTGATATTCAGTTTGTGAAAGAAGGGGTGACATGCAACGGGAAAAGTATTCTTGGGGTCATTTCATTCTTTCTCTCCATGAAAAAGGGGGAGCTGTTCACTCTGCTCGTGGAAGGGTCGGATGCAGGGGCAGTATGCAATCAATTAGAAGAGTGGTTTGCTCAGAGGCAGGAGGCAGAGCCGGATCAGTGGGAGCAAGAGGGAACAGAACAAGTATTGGAGGCTTGGCGAGAGGCGGGTTCTAAATGGACCCCATCGGTACGGATGGTCGCAAAGTCATACTTTCGTTCTGGATAG
- a CDS encoding alpha/beta hydrolase — MRADSFIFTASDGEEIFVYRWSPAGTCRGIVQIAHGMAEHAGRYDDFAKALTDAGYRVYANDHRGHGRTAGTQERLGHFADRSGWDRTMEDMHELTVRIRQENTSQQTLFLLGHSMGSFLARYYAQSYGDELAGLILSGTGISKGPVSSVGLSIAKLQGWVRGKKTRSKLLDRLSFGKFNHSFMPIRTSFDWLSRDEEEVDKYIRDPLCGQIATSQFFRDLITGVKVLDRPQHLQRIPSTLPIYLFSGAKDPVGEEGKGVHKVAKLLKDAGVKEVEIRLYEDGRHEMLNELNKEEVYHDVLTWLERHQ, encoded by the coding sequence ATGAGAGCAGATTCCTTTATTTTTACAGCGTCAGATGGAGAAGAAATTTTTGTGTATCGCTGGAGCCCAGCGGGCACATGTAGAGGGATTGTTCAGATTGCACATGGAATGGCTGAGCATGCCGGACGTTATGATGATTTTGCTAAAGCATTGACGGACGCAGGATATCGGGTTTATGCTAATGACCATCGTGGTCATGGTCGCACAGCGGGCACTCAGGAGCGACTGGGTCACTTTGCTGACCGAAGTGGTTGGGATCGTACCATGGAAGATATGCATGAGTTAACGGTGCGCATCAGACAGGAAAATACAAGCCAACAAACTTTGTTTCTACTTGGGCACAGTATGGGTTCCTTCCTCGCTCGTTACTATGCTCAATCGTATGGTGATGAGCTAGCAGGCTTAATTTTATCTGGTACGGGAATAAGCAAAGGTCCAGTGAGCTCTGTTGGACTCTCCATAGCGAAACTGCAGGGGTGGGTTCGGGGGAAAAAAACGCGAAGCAAATTGCTTGATCGACTTTCATTCGGTAAATTTAATCACTCATTTATGCCTATTCGTACCTCGTTTGATTGGCTTTCACGCGATGAGGAGGAAGTGGATAAATATATTCGGGATCCGCTTTGTGGACAGATTGCCACTTCTCAATTTTTTAGAGATCTCATAACGGGCGTTAAAGTATTAGATCGACCACAGCATCTTCAGCGTATACCATCTACTCTTCCGATCTATCTATTCTCTGGAGCGAAAGATCCAGTCGGGGAAGAAGGAAAGGGAGTACATAAGGTTGCTAAATTACTTAAAGATGCAGGTGTGAAAGAGGTAGAGATCCGCTTGTATGAAGATGGCCGCCACGAAATGTTGAATGAATTGAATAAGGAAGAAGTTTATCACGATGTGTTGACATGGTTAGAGCGCCATCAATAG
- a CDS encoding cysteine desulfurase family protein: MKSIYLDYGATAPVRKEVQEIVMHCLQHEFANGGSLHDPGQAARDRIEWARSQVATSIGADAREIIFTSGGTEANNLAVLGAARKHRHRGNHIITSQVEHPAILECCRALEKEGFDITYLPVNRYGQVETEKVKEAITPNTILVSVMAANNEVGSLNPIATIGELLREKGILFHVDAIQWVGKLPLDLSLLSIDLLSIASHKIYGPKGVGALYIRKGVRIEPIMYGGGQERGLRPSTQNVPGIVGFGLAAELISQEVTTEAARLTQLRDTLWKRISSEIKDVCLNGHPTDRLPNNINVSFDRVEGQAVMLELNRHNIFISSGSACSAGKHAPSHVLIAMGHKAEDAHQSLRITLGRETTREDLDLLVGRLHEVITYMRSLI; this comes from the coding sequence ATGAAATCAATCTATCTGGATTATGGAGCAACCGCTCCAGTACGTAAAGAAGTACAGGAGATCGTTATGCACTGTTTACAACACGAGTTTGCAAATGGGGGTAGTTTGCACGATCCCGGACAAGCGGCAAGAGATCGGATTGAGTGGGCACGCTCTCAAGTTGCAACATCCATCGGGGCAGACGCACGTGAAATCATCTTTACTAGTGGAGGTACAGAAGCGAATAACTTAGCTGTATTAGGCGCTGCCCGTAAACACCGCCATCGAGGAAATCATATTATCACTTCACAAGTGGAGCACCCAGCTATCTTAGAATGTTGTCGAGCACTAGAAAAAGAAGGCTTTGACATTACCTATTTGCCTGTCAATAGATATGGACAGGTCGAAACGGAGAAAGTAAAAGAAGCCATCACACCGAATACGATCCTCGTCAGTGTGATGGCCGCCAACAATGAGGTGGGATCCCTCAATCCTATAGCTACCATCGGAGAGTTACTACGAGAAAAAGGTATCCTTTTTCATGTAGATGCCATCCAGTGGGTAGGAAAACTACCACTTGATCTCTCCCTTCTCTCAATCGACCTCCTTTCCATCGCCTCGCATAAGATTTACGGCCCTAAAGGTGTAGGGGCTCTCTATATCCGTAAGGGTGTGCGAATTGAGCCTATCATGTATGGAGGCGGTCAAGAGCGTGGATTGCGTCCTAGTACGCAGAATGTGCCTGGAATCGTAGGTTTCGGATTAGCCGCTGAGTTGATCTCACAGGAGGTAACAACAGAGGCAGCCCGATTAACCCAACTGCGAGATACTTTATGGAAACGTATTTCCTCGGAAATAAAAGATGTCTGTCTAAATGGTCATCCCACAGACCGACTACCTAACAATATTAATGTAAGCTTTGATCGCGTAGAGGGGCAAGCTGTAATGTTGGAATTAAATCGTCACAATATCTTTATCTCCAGCGGATCCGCTTGTAGTGCTGGTAAGCATGCTCCCTCTCATGTACTCATAGCGATGGGGCATAAAGCAGAAGATGCGCATCAAAGTTTGCGTATCACTCTAGGTAGGGAAACAACACGAGAGGATCTAGACCTTTTGGTAGGACGCTTACACGAAGTGATTACGTATATGCGTTCTCTAATTTAA
- a CDS encoding GNAT family N-acetyltransferase, whose translation MVNRFKFRHIQQLSSTDIHSLSNLLIEVIHSGASIGFISPFTYEEATSYWSSLNLAEKQLWIATLDEHIIGSVQLIPCNKPNGTHRGEVAKLMVSPQVRRQGIARTLMRVVEKAAIEKNIHLLVLDTRDGDPSNQLYQSLNYTFVGQIPQYARSDGGKLDSTMIYYKLLTS comes from the coding sequence ATGGTGAATCGTTTCAAATTCCGGCATATCCAGCAGCTATCTTCCACTGATATTCATTCATTATCCAACCTTCTTATCGAGGTTATCCACTCCGGAGCTTCGATCGGCTTTATTTCTCCTTTCACCTATGAAGAAGCAACTTCATACTGGTCATCCCTCAACTTAGCAGAAAAACAGTTATGGATTGCCACATTGGATGAACATATTATTGGTAGTGTTCAATTAATTCCTTGCAACAAACCGAATGGAACGCACCGTGGAGAAGTTGCAAAATTGATGGTTTCCCCTCAAGTACGTCGACAAGGAATTGCACGAACCTTAATGAGGGTTGTAGAAAAGGCAGCCATAGAAAAAAACATTCACCTTCTCGTCCTAGATACACGAGACGGAGATCCTTCAAATCAATTATATCAATCCCTAAATTATACGTTTGTGGGGCAGATTCCACAATACGCTCGTTCCGATGGGGGCAAGTTAGACAGTACAATGATTTATTATAAGCTTCTCACCTCATAA